AATTATTTGTTATTCAGTATTTTGTGTTATTTTATTTTTTGCTTTTTCAGAAATATTCAATTAGTTTTTTCTTTTTTTCTTTCATTTATAGTTAAAATGATTGTTTTTGTGTGTTGTGAAAAAGATAAAATAAATTGAAATTTTTGAGAATTATATAAAGTGTTTTTTTGAGGGCTTTTACGTTTTAAAGAAAAAATTCTTGCTGCATTTATTAAACTAGTTAAATGTGCAGGATTCTCCGTCGGTGTAACTTAGCATTAAAATTAAAGACATGGACAATAGAATATTAGGTCTGCATCATATCACAGCTATTGCAGACAATGCAAAAAGAAATTTAGATTTTTATACTCAGGTTTTAGGAGTAAGATTGGTAAAGAAAACGGTTAATTTTGATGATCCGGGAACCTATCATTTTTATTTCGGGAATGAAAATGGAACACCGGGAACTATCCTTACTTTCTTTCCCTGGGAAGGAGTGGGACAAGGTACCAATGGAAGCGGAATGGCAACTCATATCGGGTATTCAGTGCCTAAAGGAAGCTTGGAATTCTGGAAAAACCGTTTAAAAAATTTCAATGTAAATGTTGAAGAAAATGAAATCTTTGGCGAAAAGATGATTTCCTTTAAAGATCCCGATGGTCTTCAATTGCAATTCATAGAACCTTCCGGTGATGATCACCGAAAAGTATGGACTGCGGACGATATTAAAGACGAAAATGCCTTGAAGGGATTCCATAATGTAACATTAACCTTAAAAAGAGCTGAGCCTACAATCAAAGTACTGACTGATATTTTAGGATATGATCTTCAAAAACAGGAAGGCGAAAGATACCGATTGGCAACAGATGCTATTGATACGGCCAATCTCATCGATATTATAGAGAACGATACAATTCCAAGCGGAAGAAACGCTGCTGGAACCAACCACCACATTGCATTTAGAGTGAAAGATGACAATGTTTTGATGGAATATCGTGAAAAAGCTTTATCTGCAGGACTGAGCATTACTCCGAAAATCAACAGAGATTATTTCTATTCTCTGTATTTCCGTGAACCCGGAGGCGTTTTGTTTGAAATTGCGACAGATAATCCAGGGTTCACAGTAGATGAATCTTTAGAGGAACTCGGTAAAAACTTAAAATTGCCAGTTCAATATGAAGGAATGCGTGATAAGATAGAAGGTGTATTACCGAAGTTATCATAGATCATGATTCCGTTTTGATAAAGGAATTACCTTTGAAAAAAATAAAAAACATGGAAAGAACAGAAATCGTTTTAGAAGGAAGAAAAGGAGAGATTCAACTTTTCTCAGATGATCAGAAAGCCGGTAAAATGGATATTTCAGTCATTGGAAGAAAACTGACGGTATATCATACCGAAGTAGATCCGGAATTTGAAGGAAAAGGTTTTGCTAAAATTTTATTAGAAAAATTGATTTCCTATGCCAGAGAGAATGATCTGAAAATACTACCGTTATGTCCGTTTGTTCATGCACAGTTCAAACGTCATCCGGAACAATATAATGATGCGTGGCTGAGAGAGGAAAAATAAATACTTAGAGGATGTAAGAGGAAAGGACAAATAATTGTATTTCCTCTTGATCTTCTCTGCTTTCTTAAACCATTACAACAACCCATTAATAACAATCTACATCATGAAACTTATCACAGGATTGCACCATGTAACAGCAATCACAGGCAATGCACAGGAAAATATAGACTTTTATACCGGAGTTTTAGGGCTTCGTTTGGTTAAAAAAACAGTGAATTTTGACTACTCAGATGTGTATCACTTCTATTTTGGGGATGAATACGGGACACCAGGAACCATCATGACCACTTTTCCGTATGGTAAAGATCTGATTAATGGAAGACATGGAAAAGGAATGCTGAATACAACTGCTTTTTCAGTATCTATGGATGCATTGGATTACTGGATGAGCCGTCTGGATCAGTTTAATATTCCGTATAAACAACCACAACAAAGATTATCTGGTGAAGTATTCATTTATCTTGAAGACTTTGATGGATTGGGTCTTGAGTTGGTTTTTAATAGCAAAGATGAAAGAAAAGGATATTATAACGGATATATTCCCAGAGACTATGCTTTAAAAGGGATCCATCATGTTGAAATATGGTTGGCAGCCTATGAAAGAACTGCAGCGCTTCTAACCACTCAGATGGATCATCAAGTTATTTCTGAAAGCCCTGATAGATTAAGACTAGGCACAGAAGATCTTCCTGGAAAATATGTAGATCTTATCTATGCTCCCAATGCATTGAAAGGGCTTGCAGGAAGAGGGACTGTACATCACGTGGCTTTTGCAACTCCGGATGCACAGTCTCAGCTGGAAATGGTTGAAAGGTTAAA
This is a stretch of genomic DNA from Chryseobacterium tructae. It encodes these proteins:
- a CDS encoding ring-cleaving dioxygenase, encoding MDNRILGLHHITAIADNAKRNLDFYTQVLGVRLVKKTVNFDDPGTYHFYFGNENGTPGTILTFFPWEGVGQGTNGSGMATHIGYSVPKGSLEFWKNRLKNFNVNVEENEIFGEKMISFKDPDGLQLQFIEPSGDDHRKVWTADDIKDENALKGFHNVTLTLKRAEPTIKVLTDILGYDLQKQEGERYRLATDAIDTANLIDIIENDTIPSGRNAAGTNHHIAFRVKDDNVLMEYREKALSAGLSITPKINRDYFYSLYFREPGGVLFEIATDNPGFTVDESLEELGKNLKLPVQYEGMRDKIEGVLPKLS
- a CDS encoding GNAT family N-acetyltransferase, with protein sequence MERTEIVLEGRKGEIQLFSDDQKAGKMDISVIGRKLTVYHTEVDPEFEGKGFAKILLEKLISYARENDLKILPLCPFVHAQFKRHPEQYNDAWLREEK
- a CDS encoding ring-cleaving dioxygenase, with product MKLITGLHHVTAITGNAQENIDFYTGVLGLRLVKKTVNFDYSDVYHFYFGDEYGTPGTIMTTFPYGKDLINGRHGKGMLNTTAFSVSMDALDYWMSRLDQFNIPYKQPQQRLSGEVFIYLEDFDGLGLELVFNSKDERKGYYNGYIPRDYALKGIHHVEIWLAAYERTAALLTTQMDHQVISESPDRLRLGTEDLPGKYVDLIYAPNALKGLAGRGTVHHVAFATPDAQSQLEMVERLNAFGLEHTEVKDRKYFTSVYFKEPGGVLFEIATSGPGFDIDEEAAFLGEDLQLPQQFEEQRERLIEVLPKINYPTEKYR